In one Streptomyces sp. T12 genomic region, the following are encoded:
- a CDS encoding TatD family hydrolase produces MRLFDPHIHMTSRTTDDYEAMRAAGVRAVVEPSFWLGQPRTSPASFLDYFDSLLGWEPFRAAQYGIAHHCTLALNPKEANDPRCVPVLDELPRYLVKDQVVAVGEIGYDSMTPAEDTALAAQLQLAADHELPALVHTPHRDKLAGLRRTLDVVRESALPLDRVLVDHLNETTVKEAKDSGCWLGFSVYPETKMDEQRMVAILRAYGTEQVLVNSAADWGRSDPLKTRKVADLMLAEGFGEDDVDLVLWRNPVAFYGLSGRLTLDVLPPEATHEGNSILRGAPRASDASVGEPRRWDDPAAAPAPGA; encoded by the coding sequence ATGCGCCTCTTCGACCCCCACATCCATATGACGTCCCGCACCACCGACGACTACGAGGCCATGCGCGCCGCCGGTGTCCGCGCCGTCGTCGAGCCCTCTTTCTGGCTCGGCCAACCCCGCACGTCTCCCGCCTCCTTCCTGGACTACTTCGACTCCCTTCTCGGCTGGGAGCCCTTCCGCGCCGCCCAGTACGGCATCGCCCATCACTGCACCCTCGCCCTCAACCCCAAGGAGGCGAACGACCCTCGCTGTGTCCCCGTCCTCGACGAACTGCCCCGGTATCTGGTCAAGGACCAGGTGGTCGCCGTCGGCGAGATCGGCTATGACTCGATGACCCCCGCCGAGGACACCGCGCTCGCCGCCCAGCTCCAGCTCGCCGCCGACCATGAACTGCCCGCGCTCGTCCACACCCCGCATCGCGACAAGCTGGCCGGCCTGCGCCGCACCCTCGACGTCGTCCGGGAGTCCGCCCTGCCCCTGGACCGCGTCCTTGTCGACCACCTCAACGAGACGACGGTCAAGGAGGCCAAGGACAGCGGCTGCTGGCTCGGCTTCTCCGTCTATCCCGAAACCAAGATGGACGAGCAGCGGATGGTCGCGATCCTGCGGGCGTACGGGACCGAGCAGGTGCTGGTGAACTCCGCGGCCGACTGGGGCAGGAGCGACCCCCTGAAGACTCGCAAGGTCGCCGACCTGATGCTGGCCGAAGGCTTCGGCGAGGACGACGTCGACCTGGTGCTCTGGCGCAACCCCGTGGCCTTCTACGGGCTCAGCGGCCGCCTCACCCTCGATGTCCTGCCCCCGGAGGCGACCCATGAGGGCAACTCCATCCTCCGGGGCGCACCGAGGGCGTCGGACGCTTCGGTCGGCGAACCAAGAAGGTGGGACGACCCGGCCGCCGCCCCGGCCCCGGGGGCGTGA
- the eboE gene encoding metabolite traffic protein EboE, with product MRFRHPDGSTVHLAYCTNVHPAETLDGVLAQLRDHCEPVRRRLGRDRLGIGLWLAKDAAHALVSDPSALRGLRTELDRRGLEVVTLNGFPYEGFGAEEVKYRVYKPDWADPERLDHTTALARVLAGLLPDDVSQGSISTLPLAWRTDYDDGRAETARSALVTLAERLDALQELTGRDIRVGLEPEPGCTVETTADAIPPLTAVGHDRIGICVDTCHLATSFEDPHTALDALAEARVPVVKSQLSAALHAEHPHLPDVREALAAFDEPRFLHQTRTATAAGLRGTDDLGEALEGDALPDASPWRAHFHVPLHAAPASPLTSTLPVLKAALTRLVGGPHPLTRHLEVETYTWQALPAELRPRARSQLADGIAAELTLARDLLTDLGLKELP from the coding sequence ATGCGCTTCCGGCACCCCGACGGCTCCACCGTCCACCTCGCGTACTGCACCAACGTCCACCCGGCCGAAACCCTCGACGGTGTCCTCGCCCAACTCCGCGACCACTGCGAACCCGTCCGCCGACGGCTCGGCCGTGACCGCCTCGGCATCGGCCTGTGGCTCGCCAAGGACGCCGCCCACGCCCTCGTCTCGGACCCGTCCGCCCTGCGCGGCCTGCGCACCGAACTCGACCGGCGCGGCCTCGAGGTCGTCACCCTCAACGGCTTCCCGTATGAGGGCTTCGGTGCCGAAGAGGTCAAGTACCGCGTCTACAAGCCGGACTGGGCCGATCCCGAACGCCTCGACCACACCACCGCCCTGGCGCGCGTCCTCGCCGGCCTCCTCCCCGACGACGTCAGCCAAGGCAGCATCTCCACCCTGCCCCTCGCCTGGCGCACCGACTACGACGACGGGCGCGCCGAGACCGCCCGCTCCGCCCTGGTCACCCTCGCCGAACGCCTCGATGCCCTGCAGGAGTTGACCGGCCGCGACATCCGCGTCGGCCTCGAACCCGAACCCGGCTGCACCGTCGAGACCACCGCCGACGCCATCCCCCCGCTCACCGCTGTCGGGCACGACCGCATCGGCATCTGCGTCGACACCTGTCACCTCGCCACCTCCTTCGAAGATCCGCACACCGCCCTGGACGCGCTCGCCGAAGCCCGCGTCCCCGTCGTCAAATCCCAGCTCTCAGCCGCCCTGCACGCCGAACACCCCCATCTCCCCGATGTCCGCGAGGCCCTCGCCGCCTTCGACGAACCCCGCTTCCTGCATCAGACCCGCACCGCCACCGCCGCCGGCCTGCGCGGCACCGACGACCTCGGCGAGGCACTCGAGGGCGACGCCCTCCCCGACGCCTCCCCGTGGCGCGCTCACTTCCACGTCCCGCTCCACGCGGCCCCCGCCTCGCCCCTCACCTCCACACTCCCCGTCCTCAAGGCCGCACTGACCCGACTCGTCGGCGGCCCGCACCCGCTCACCCGCCACCTTGAGGTCGAGACCTACACCTGGCAGGCCCTCCCGGCCGAACTGCGACCCCGCGCCCGCAGCCAACTCGCCGACGGAATCGCCGCCGAACTCACCCTCGCCCGCGATCTGTTGACGGACCTCGGCCTGAAGGAGCTGCCATGA
- a CDS encoding nucleotide pyrophosphatase/phosphodiesterase family protein, with product MGRPTPLLVLDVVGLTPRLLDHMPRLKTLAQSGSHAPLGTVLPAVTCAAQSTILTGTHPSEHGIVGNGWYFRDLGDVLLWRQHNGLVAGDKLWDAARRAHPGYTVANICWWYAMGADTDITVTPRPIYYSDGRKEPDCYTRPPALHDELTEKLGTFPLFHFWGPGADLVSSRWIIDATRHINRTRHPDLTLCYLPHLDYDLQRFGPDDPRSLKAAADLDAAMAPLLDDARAEGRTVVALSEYGITRVSRPVDINRALRRAGLLEVHTQDGMEYLDPMASRAFAVADHQIAHVYIRRPEDLDATRAALDGLPGIGQLLDDEGKKAHHLDHPRSGELVAVAEPDAWFTYYYWLDDARAPDFARLVEIHRKPGYDPVELFMDPLDPYVKVKAATALARKKLGMRYRMAVVPLDPSPIRGSHGRLPASDDDGPLLICSTPRAVGDRVAATDVKSLLLQLAGLG from the coding sequence ATGGGACGTCCCACCCCTCTCCTCGTCCTCGACGTCGTCGGCCTCACTCCCCGTCTCCTCGACCACATGCCCCGTCTCAAGACGCTCGCCCAGTCCGGCTCCCACGCGCCGCTCGGCACCGTCCTGCCCGCGGTCACCTGCGCCGCCCAGTCCACCATCCTCACCGGCACCCACCCGTCGGAGCACGGCATCGTCGGCAACGGCTGGTACTTCCGCGACCTCGGCGACGTACTCCTGTGGCGCCAGCACAACGGACTGGTCGCCGGCGACAAACTCTGGGACGCCGCCCGCCGCGCGCACCCCGGCTACACCGTCGCCAATATCTGCTGGTGGTACGCCATGGGCGCCGACACCGACATCACCGTCACCCCCCGTCCGATCTACTACTCCGACGGCCGCAAGGAACCCGACTGCTACACCCGGCCGCCCGCCCTGCACGACGAACTCACCGAAAAGCTCGGTACCTTCCCGCTCTTCCACTTCTGGGGCCCCGGTGCGGACCTGGTCTCCAGCCGCTGGATCATCGACGCGACCCGCCACATCAACCGCACCCGGCACCCCGACCTGACGCTCTGCTACCTCCCTCATCTCGACTACGACCTGCAGCGCTTCGGCCCCGACGACCCACGCTCGCTGAAAGCGGCCGCCGACCTGGACGCCGCCATGGCCCCGCTGCTCGACGACGCACGAGCCGAGGGCCGTACCGTCGTCGCGCTGTCCGAATACGGCATCACCCGCGTGAGCCGCCCCGTCGACATCAACCGCGCCCTGCGGCGGGCAGGCCTGCTGGAGGTGCACACCCAGGACGGCATGGAGTACCTGGACCCGATGGCGTCACGCGCATTCGCCGTAGCCGACCACCAGATCGCCCACGTCTACATACGCCGACCGGAAGACCTCGATGCGACCCGGGCCGCCCTGGACGGACTGCCCGGCATCGGGCAACTCCTCGACGACGAGGGCAAGAAGGCCCATCATCTCGACCACCCGCGCTCCGGCGAGCTCGTTGCCGTCGCGGAGCCCGATGCCTGGTTCACGTACTACTACTGGCTCGACGACGCCCGCGCGCCCGACTTCGCGCGACTCGTCGAGATCCATCGCAAACCCGGCTACGACCCGGTCGAACTCTTCATGGATCCCCTCGACCCCTACGTCAAGGTCAAGGCGGCGACCGCGCTCGCCCGCAAGAAACTGGGCATGCGCTACCGCATGGCGGTCGTGCCTCTGGATCCGTCACCTATTCGCGGCAGCCACGGCCGCCTTCCCGCGAGCGACGACGACGGTCCGCTCCTCATCTGCTCCACCCCCCGCGCTGTCGGCGACCGCGTCGCGGCCACCGATGTGAAGTCACTCCTGCTCCAACTCGCCGGTCTCGGCTGA
- a CDS encoding sugar phosphate isomerase/epimerase yields MSRFSQTDPELAHRLTRRGMLGVAAGTTAAALLGAAAAPATAAPGTTSTTGTTSTTGTASRGAGRGRPVLPPGRLGIQLYSLRDKVSTLGFAPVFAELEKYGYDEVEFAGYTQGSAGPITLAQLKRLARNHGLNPIGSHVGYYSNDPGAYTFAQNLTKVLDDAQALGLKHIGTASGPFRYGSTVDAWKRAAEEFNTYGAAAKARGMKFYQHNHSEEFSFATDNPKVRLYDVLLAETDPDLVFLEMDIFWAYSGQFRFSKRPDGSAAPFEPLDYVLKQPHRYPLFHVKDGVSDSANQYGYRMVDVGDGDIDYQRFISAVTRLRGQRFAHHWQAEHDNPTESFTFARRSSEHLHSLREKC; encoded by the coding sequence ATGAGCCGCTTTTCCCAGACGGATCCCGAACTCGCCCACCGCCTCACCAGACGAGGCATGCTCGGCGTGGCCGCGGGCACCACGGCCGCCGCCCTGCTCGGCGCCGCGGCAGCCCCCGCGACCGCCGCCCCCGGCACCACGTCCACCACCGGCACCACGTCCACCACAGGCACAGCCTCCCGCGGCGCCGGCCGTGGCCGGCCTGTCCTCCCGCCCGGCCGGCTCGGCATCCAGCTCTACAGCCTGCGTGACAAGGTCTCCACGCTCGGCTTCGCCCCCGTCTTCGCCGAGTTGGAGAAGTACGGGTACGACGAGGTCGAGTTCGCCGGATACACCCAGGGCTCGGCCGGCCCGATCACCCTCGCCCAGCTCAAGCGGCTGGCCAGGAACCACGGCCTGAACCCGATCGGCAGCCACGTCGGCTACTACTCCAACGACCCGGGCGCCTACACCTTCGCCCAGAACCTCACCAAGGTCCTCGACGACGCCCAGGCCCTCGGCCTGAAGCACATAGGCACCGCCTCCGGGCCGTTCCGCTACGGCTCCACCGTCGATGCCTGGAAGCGTGCGGCCGAGGAGTTCAACACCTACGGTGCGGCGGCGAAGGCACGCGGCATGAAGTTCTACCAGCACAACCACTCCGAGGAGTTCTCCTTCGCCACCGACAACCCCAAGGTCCGCCTCTACGACGTGCTGCTCGCCGAGACGGACCCCGACCTGGTCTTCCTGGAGATGGACATCTTCTGGGCGTACTCGGGCCAGTTCCGTTTCTCGAAGCGGCCCGACGGATCGGCCGCCCCCTTCGAGCCGCTGGACTACGTACTGAAGCAGCCGCACCGCTACCCGCTCTTCCACGTCAAGGACGGTGTGAGCGACTCGGCCAACCAGTACGGCTACCGCATGGTCGACGTCGGCGACGGTGACATCGACTACCAGCGGTTCATCTCCGCCGTAACCAGGCTGCGCGGCCAGCGGTTCGCCCACCACTGGCAGGCGGAGCACGACAACCCGACCGAGTCCTTCACCTTCGCACGGCGTTCGAGTGAGCACCTGCACTCGCTGCGCGAGAAGTGCTGA
- a CDS encoding OFA family MFS transporter, translated as MTADPYAASSSSTHSDAAHRPYREVTDARGRVYRIGETDRDILGHSRKLMVYLPWIAMMAISVFEYAYGSAEDTLSHAHGWTQSNTFWILSVWVFFQAGIAFPAGWLREKGILTARTAMYAGSGLCLLGFLALSHLGNVWLAILGFGVIGGIGAGLVYATCINMVGKWFPERRGARTGFVNGGFAYGSLPFIFIFNYGFDTANYHRVLDLIGCYIMIVVLGCAFFFKDPPKNWWPSDVDPLTYTGDRKNATSLAKNPPAVKQYTPREAIRTGMLPLMWLSVVLTAGVSIFGISFQIDYAKEVGFGPLVAASSMGVMAVINGIGRGVVGWLSDRWGRKSTLVFVIVVLGLAQFGVIWAGDLKSEWLFLSFAFLSGFGGGAFYPLFAALTPDYFGENYNATNYGLVYSGKLISGLFGGGLGSMVVTAWGYDGAYALAGGVSLVAAAITLLLRQPGRTSAPHLAR; from the coding sequence ATGACGGCAGATCCGTACGCTGCAAGCAGCTCGTCCACCCACTCCGACGCCGCACACCGTCCCTACCGCGAAGTGACCGACGCGCGAGGCCGCGTCTACCGCATCGGCGAGACCGACCGCGACATCCTCGGCCACTCCCGCAAGCTCATGGTGTATCTGCCATGGATCGCCATGATGGCCATCAGCGTCTTCGAATACGCGTACGGCTCCGCGGAGGACACCCTGTCCCACGCGCACGGCTGGACGCAGAGCAACACCTTCTGGATCCTCAGCGTCTGGGTGTTCTTCCAGGCCGGCATCGCCTTCCCGGCGGGCTGGCTCCGGGAGAAGGGCATCCTGACGGCCCGCACGGCGATGTACGCCGGCTCGGGCCTGTGCTTGCTGGGCTTCCTCGCCCTGTCGCACCTGGGCAACGTCTGGCTCGCCATCCTCGGCTTCGGCGTCATCGGTGGCATCGGCGCCGGACTGGTCTACGCGACCTGCATCAACATGGTCGGCAAGTGGTTCCCCGAGCGGCGCGGCGCGCGGACGGGGTTCGTCAATGGCGGGTTCGCGTACGGATCGCTGCCGTTCATCTTCATCTTCAACTACGGGTTCGACACCGCGAACTACCACAGGGTGCTGGACCTGATCGGCTGCTACATCATGATCGTCGTCCTCGGATGCGCGTTCTTCTTCAAGGACCCCCCGAAGAACTGGTGGCCCTCGGACGTCGATCCGCTGACGTACACGGGCGACCGGAAGAACGCGACGAGCCTGGCCAAGAACCCTCCGGCGGTGAAGCAGTACACGCCCCGGGAGGCCATCAGGACGGGCATGCTGCCGCTGATGTGGCTGTCCGTCGTGCTGACCGCGGGTGTGTCGATCTTCGGCATCTCCTTCCAGATCGACTACGCCAAGGAGGTCGGCTTCGGCCCGCTGGTCGCGGCGTCGTCGATGGGGGTGATGGCCGTCATCAACGGCATCGGCCGCGGCGTCGTGGGCTGGCTCTCCGACCGTTGGGGCCGCAAGTCGACCCTGGTGTTCGTCATCGTCGTGCTGGGCCTCGCCCAGTTCGGCGTGATCTGGGCCGGAGACCTGAAGAGCGAATGGCTGTTCCTGTCCTTCGCGTTCCTCTCCGGCTTCGGCGGCGGCGCGTTCTACCCCCTCTTCGCGGCGCTCACCCCGGACTACTTCGGGGAGAACTACAACGCCACCAACTACGGCCTCGTCTACAGCGGCAAGCTGATCAGCGGCCTGTTCGGCGGCGGCCTGGGCTCCATGGTGGTCACGGCCTGGGGCTACGACGGCGCGTACGCGCTGGCCGGGGGCGTGTCGCTGGTGGCGGCGGCGATCACGTTGCTGCTGCGACAGCCGGGGCGGACGTCAGCACCGCATCTCGCGCGCTGA
- a CDS encoding OFA family MFS transporter, whose translation MTTTDVPRVAAYREVTDKNGRVYRVGESDIDVMGRKRKWMVILPWIGMMGISSAEYAFASAEDTLHTAHHWNSMHIFWMMTVWVFFQAAVAFPAGKLRESGKLPARWAMMCGATGTLLGYLSLAFAPHVVFAYIGFSMFSGMGAGMVYATCVNMVGKWYPERKGGKTGFVNGGFAYGSVPFVFIFNGYMDLTNFRWVLVSVGVFLAGIVAFSGYFFKDPPKNWWPASIDPLNPPNDPRAARSLRMNPPAVRQYSPKEAWKTGRVALMWFCLACTSGVNIFGIAFQVDIGEEAGFAGGIVATAMSLKAVVNGTGRGVIGWLSDLYGRKRCLLVVCLILGLAQYGILWSAESKNLTLFLIFSAISGFGGGAIFPMFAALTADYFGENNNASNYGMVYSAKLVSGLGAGMGAVVVGAWGHSGAFILAGSISLFAGCVALFLSPPGRDKETRIAPNPQPLGEDMA comes from the coding sequence GTGACAACAACCGACGTTCCACGGGTCGCCGCCTATCGGGAGGTGACCGACAAGAACGGACGCGTCTATCGCGTCGGTGAGTCCGACATCGACGTCATGGGACGCAAACGCAAGTGGATGGTGATCCTGCCCTGGATCGGCATGATGGGCATCTCCTCCGCCGAGTACGCGTTCGCGTCCGCCGAGGACACCCTGCACACGGCGCACCATTGGAACAGCATGCACATCTTCTGGATGATGACCGTGTGGGTCTTCTTCCAGGCCGCGGTGGCCTTCCCCGCGGGCAAGCTGCGTGAGAGCGGAAAACTGCCGGCCCGCTGGGCGATGATGTGCGGCGCGACCGGCACGTTGCTCGGCTATCTGTCGCTGGCCTTCGCGCCGCATGTCGTCTTCGCCTATATCGGCTTCAGCATGTTCAGCGGCATGGGCGCGGGCATGGTGTACGCCACCTGCGTCAACATGGTGGGCAAGTGGTATCCGGAGCGAAAGGGCGGCAAGACCGGCTTCGTCAACGGCGGTTTCGCCTACGGCTCGGTGCCTTTCGTCTTCATCTTCAACGGCTACATGGACCTGACCAACTTCCGCTGGGTACTGGTCTCGGTGGGTGTGTTCCTGGCCGGAATCGTCGCGTTCTCCGGATACTTCTTCAAGGACCCGCCGAAGAACTGGTGGCCCGCCTCGATCGACCCGCTCAACCCGCCGAACGACCCGCGCGCGGCCCGCTCGCTGCGGATGAACCCGCCCGCGGTCCGCCAGTACTCCCCCAAGGAGGCGTGGAAGACCGGCCGGGTGGCCCTGATGTGGTTCTGTCTGGCGTGTACGTCCGGCGTGAACATCTTCGGTATCGCCTTCCAGGTGGACATCGGCGAGGAGGCCGGATTCGCGGGCGGGATCGTGGCCACGGCGATGTCCCTGAAAGCGGTCGTCAACGGTACCGGCCGCGGCGTCATCGGCTGGCTCTCGGACCTCTACGGCCGCAAGCGGTGCCTGCTCGTCGTCTGCCTCATCCTGGGCCTCGCCCAGTACGGCATCCTCTGGTCGGCCGAGAGCAAGAACCTGACACTGTTCCTGATCTTCTCCGCGATCTCCGGTTTCGGCGGCGGCGCCATCTTCCCGATGTTCGCGGCACTCACCGCCGACTACTTCGGCGAGAACAACAACGCCTCCAACTACGGCATGGTCTACAGCGCCAAGCTCGTCTCCGGCCTGGGTGCCGGTATGGGCGCCGTGGTCGTGGGCGCCTGGGGACACTCCGGTGCCTTCATCCTGGCCGGCTCCATCTCGCTCTTCGCCGGCTGCGTGGCGCTGTTCCTCAGCCCGCCGGGACGCGACAAGGAAACGCGCATCGCTCCCAACCCACAACCGCTCGGCGAGGACATGGCCTGA